The Xiphophorus hellerii strain 12219 chromosome 7, Xiphophorus_hellerii-4.1, whole genome shotgun sequence nucleotide sequence CTTCCCTTCATCCTCCTTCCTCCTTTTATCTTTAAGAAAGTCTGAGATTACATCATCTCCAGCAAAAGCTTCCTTAATCAGTCCTCTTTGGTCAATCTTAGCTTCTGGATCCTCAGAGTCTGTGACAGTTGGAGTAAATGGAACTTTGATAAGCTTTGTCTCTTTAGTGAGAACTTCTTTCAACTctattcctttctttttccttttgccTAGGTGCTTCTCTTCAGAGGGAGGGGCTTTTGTAGTGGGAGGCTGACTGGGTTCATCTGATGGCTCATGAGGGAGAAGCTCCAAGTCTTCCACAGTCCTGATCCTCATCAGCCTCTCCTCCAGCAGAGCTGACCGCTCAGAGCGGTCAGTTGCTTTTGTCTCTTTCAGGACATTTTCTCTTCCTCTGGAGATGCTTGGGGGCTCCAACAGACAGCTGTCATCACTGTCAGAAGCCTCCGACTCGACCGCTGCAGCTATGTCCTCTGTCACCCCCTCTGATAAAACACCTCCTGCTGCGTCAGACTCCTGAGCTTGGTGCAGTTTCCTCCTACTGTTAAACTCTCTGAGGAGGGCTTCCTCTTCTGTTTCCCCAGTCTgacactcctcttcctcctcttcctcactgacTGAGGCCTGTGCTGCCTCAGTCAGTGCGTcactcagctgctgctgtgctgGTTCTGCAGATAGCTTGCCTTTCATCCACGGATTTGATGCATCTCGACCATCCACTGCATCGTTCACAAAGTCAGGAAGCATATCAGCCTCATCTGctgctgcctcctcctcctcatcatcatcatcatcatcgttgAGTGGAGTAATCAGCCTTTGAGTGAGCTCTTTGttcatctccagctgctgctgcatagCTTTGCGAGCCTCTTCGTCATATTTGGCCATGATGGCCTTTGACTTGGCCCACTTGCTGCTGTTCTGGTGTTTTAATGTCATCCTCTCCTGCATCCTGGCCAGCTCCATCTTATTCAGTTCCTGCAGAGCAACTGCTGGATCCATCTGAACCATCTCTTCAAAGTGCTTCAGGAATTCCTTCCGCTTGGCCTTGTTCTGCACTTTGTGATACTTCttgcttttgatttttctctctctccgaGCCTTGGCCTCATAATAGGACTGCAGGGCCCGGGCTTTTTGCAGCTCAGCACGGCGGATCTTAGCCTCCTCCAGGCTCATGGCCTTTACTGACGCCTCCTCAGCAGGGGTCAGAATGGGGTCAATAAGGGGCTGCTTGTTGGCAGACAACAGAGCAAAGATCTCCTGCTCCAGTGGAGTCCGAGCCTTCCAGCCCACCACCAGTCTCTCTACAGGTCTGGGGCCGGCCGGGTCCCGGTTCAGAGGGAACAGCAGCTGTTCGGCCCTCTGGTTCTGGGTGATAACGCCGTCCCAGCGGCTCACCTCTGATGCTGCCTTCTGGAAAGCCATGTCCCTCTGGATCCTCTCAGTCTCTTGTTTGCTCAGAGGAGATTCAATGGTTTTCTTAGAGCGCTGCAGATTCTTCaactgctttttacttttagctgGAACGGCGGGGGTCTTTTCTAAGCTCCCGATCAGATCCGACAGCTGGACCTTACCGGGACCACCGTCAGGGTTCACGGAGAACTCGGACATTTGTCCGGCCGCCTCAGACCTCTCCCCCAGCGCCTTCTTCCTCTTCCCACCCAGCGACCTGATCCCCTCCAGCAATTTTTGCCGTTTTCGTTCATCCTCTCCCTCGTCCTCCTCGCTGCTCATGGTTTCTTCCTCTGCTTTATCCATACCGCcttgttcttcttcttcgtcttcaTACAGCAGCTGCTGATCCCCCTCGCTGATGGCAGGATCACCGCAGCTCACCATTAACTtctttttattactgtttttcttGGAGACTTTCGCCATGCTAAAGACCACACTTAGCTCAACCTCACATGTGCCCCAAACACAACCACTGTCGCAACGCCTGATCGTAACAGGAGCAAAAGTGTCGCAAAAATGTTTCCGTCTCTTTGTAAACTTTCCTTCCTTGGGTTTTCTAAATTCTCTTTCCACGAAGGAACTTCTCGAACCTACAAGCCACATCATCAGATGGGTGATGTAGAAATCATTTCTTTGAGATGAAATGATGTCGCAATCATTCAACTGTTTGTAGAAAACTTCTTTATGTGATCAGATTTAAAAGGTGCACTCTTTCACTGCTACTGCAGAAAACGAAATGGGCTATGGGAACAGCAAGCTATAAATACTTGGCATACATGTTAAGATATATTGACTAACTTGACTTGACAGTGCAAGtcacattttcttctctgttaAAATAAGGGATGCAGCCTTTCCCATTTGTGTGAGctgctgccctctgggaggcgccATAAGGCCAGTTATCTTccgatagatggatggatggatggatggatggattttaaacAGTAGTACTGTGATCACAGTAGTATGCTCCAATTAAACATTTGGTTTATCATAATTGCTAATGAAGTACAGTTTTTAGCTACATTTCAATGTCCTTTATTTCTCAGCTTTGGATGGAATGAGCAGGAGAAGGAGCTTCATGCTGAGGCCAGGCTGCCTTAAAGAGAGAAGCATGGTCTTCTTTTTGAATATAAGAAACGGgcaaatgcaaattttaaatatgCCCTCcgttttattaaaagaaatgagGATACAATGAAGTCTAATTTGCTTgcaagaaaaatgcaaaacaactgCACACATGATTTCTGGAAGGAAATAAAGAATATGAATAATTATAAAACTGGTCTGCCAAAAAATATTGATGGCGTAAATGGAGCAAAGGGAATTACTCAAATGTGGCAGAGCATTATTATGAACTATTTAACTGTGTTAAAAGCTCCTCGTTTATGGCGGACAGTGTTACACATGATGAAGACGTGaagtttcattttaagaaacttATAATGCAGTTATGGTCCTAAAGAATAATAAGGCCTGTAGTATGGATGAGGTGTCTGCAGAGCACTTCAAATGTTCAAGCAGAAAACTCTTCCCTttgcttgctctgttttttaCTGGGTTTTTAGTCCATGACATTTTAACTGATTCACTCTTAGCTGTTATATTAGTGCCTATAATAAAGGATAAAGTtggcaaaataaataacaggGA carries:
- the LOC116723420 gene encoding U3 small nucleolar RNA-associated protein 14 homolog A, with product MAKVSKKNSNKKKLMVSCGDPAISEGDQQLLYEDEEEEQGGMDKAEEETMSSEEDEGEDERKRQKLLEGIRSLGGKRKKALGERSEAAGQMSEFSVNPDGGPGKVQLSDLIGSLEKTPAVPAKSKKQLKNLQRSKKTIESPLSKQETERIQRDMAFQKAASEVSRWDGVITQNQRAEQLLFPLNRDPAGPRPVERLVVGWKARTPLEQEIFALLSANKQPLIDPILTPAEEASVKAMSLEEAKIRRAELQKARALQSYYEAKARRERKIKSKKYHKVQNKAKRKEFLKHFEEMVQMDPAVALQELNKMELARMQERMTLKHQNSSKWAKSKAIMAKYDEEARKAMQQQLEMNKELTQRLITPLNDDDDDDEEEEAAADEADMLPDFVNDAVDGRDASNPWMKGKLSAEPAQQQLSDALTEAAQASVSEEEEEEECQTGETEEEALLREFNSRRKLHQAQESDAAGGVLSEGVTEDIAAAVESEASDSDDSCLLEPPSISRGRENVLKETKATDRSERSALLEERLMRIRTVEDLELLPHEPSDEPSQPPTTKAPPSEEKHLGKRKKKGIELKEVLTKETKLIKVPFTPTVTDSEDPEAKIDQRGLIKEAFAGDDVISDFLKDKRRKEDEGKSKVIDLTLPGWGDWGGVGLKPPKRKRRRFRVKSAPPPPRKDQHLPSVIISEKRNTSVSLHQVHSLPFPFENHAQFESCIRSPLGRAWNTERTVKKVTKPRVVTQLGAIIDPMAEEELLKNNKKVVASS